A part of Microbulbifer sp. MI-G genomic DNA contains:
- the purE gene encoding 5-(carboxyamino)imidazole ribonucleotide mutase, translated as MSKPFVAILMGSDSDLPVMEAAFGVLDKFDIPFEVKVTSAHRTPEATHNYVTDADKRGCAAFICAAGMAAHLAGAVSATTLKPVIGVPINASLDGLDALLSTVQMPGGIPVATVAIGKAGAKNAAYLAAQIIGTSDATMHRKLVDERRANAEAIVARDAQLQQDLQQRKTK; from the coding sequence ATGAGCAAGCCTTTTGTAGCGATCCTGATGGGTTCCGACTCCGATCTGCCCGTGATGGAGGCCGCTTTCGGCGTTTTGGACAAGTTTGATATTCCCTTTGAGGTAAAAGTCACCTCCGCCCACCGCACACCGGAAGCCACCCACAACTACGTGACCGACGCCGACAAGCGCGGCTGCGCCGCTTTTATCTGCGCCGCCGGCATGGCCGCTCACCTGGCTGGCGCAGTTTCCGCCACCACACTCAAACCGGTGATTGGCGTGCCGATCAACGCTTCCCTGGACGGCCTGGATGCGCTGCTGTCAACCGTACAGATGCCGGGCGGGATTCCGGTGGCAACGGTGGCAATCGGCAAAGCCGGGGCCAAGAATGCCGCTTATCTGGCGGCACAGATCATCGGCACAAGCGATGCAACAATGCACCGGAAACTGGTCGATGAACGCCGCGCGAATGCTGAAGCCATCGTCGCCAGGGATGCCCAGCTGCAACAAGACCTGCAGCAGCGCAAGACCAAGTGA
- a CDS encoding tetratricopeptide repeat protein — MRRSIQKIILFFTMAVGLAACTAHPSIIEHIPPQKFSEETLLSGTVILDRPVLEKDLPDIDILAINQDLRLLLESVTGATKTARLDALLKRLQDRNFSLLYDADATLSASKVFVEQRGNCMAFSTLMVAMARELGINAQFNEVLVPTSWHLENQQTFVYQHINVIADLGIEQRTLDFNFVNYSPIYRQITLKDSDAFARFYSNLSMDFLSDQKYSDAFLYIRKALALSPQSADLWNNLGAIYRAAGHLDHAASAYRASLVIDSTNTMALSNLERILTKQGDWQSTNIISEHLQRYREQNPYYWYGNALAAYKQGHYELATDDIKAAISLEKNDPRFHFLLGLLRFKSGNYGYRGHFQQALTLSAADGDQGRYRQKLEILGLDDIRPSSRHKATDFWYRRNLWWWLNR, encoded by the coding sequence ATGAGAAGGTCAATTCAAAAAATAATACTGTTCTTTACTATGGCAGTCGGATTAGCAGCCTGCACAGCTCACCCCTCTATTATCGAGCATATTCCACCACAAAAATTTTCGGAGGAGACATTACTCTCTGGGACGGTAATTCTAGATCGTCCTGTTCTAGAAAAAGATCTGCCAGATATCGACATACTGGCAATCAATCAAGATCTGCGCTTACTCCTTGAGTCGGTAACCGGGGCCACTAAAACTGCTCGTCTTGATGCTCTATTAAAAAGGTTACAGGATCGGAATTTCTCACTATTATACGATGCCGACGCGACCTTGAGTGCTTCCAAAGTCTTTGTAGAACAGCGCGGAAACTGCATGGCATTTAGTACCCTTATGGTTGCGATGGCACGTGAATTGGGGATAAACGCTCAATTTAATGAGGTGCTTGTTCCCACAAGTTGGCATCTCGAGAATCAACAGACATTTGTCTACCAGCACATCAATGTTATTGCAGATCTCGGCATCGAACAGCGAACTCTGGATTTCAACTTTGTGAATTACAGTCCAATCTATCGGCAGATAACCTTAAAAGACAGTGATGCATTCGCCAGATTTTACAGCAATTTATCGATGGATTTTCTCTCTGATCAGAAATATTCGGATGCATTTTTGTATATTCGCAAAGCTTTAGCATTGTCCCCACAGTCGGCGGACCTCTGGAATAATCTTGGGGCAATCTATCGAGCTGCCGGTCACCTAGATCACGCAGCAAGCGCCTATAGGGCTTCCCTTGTTATAGATAGCACCAATACGATGGCTTTAAGTAATTTGGAGAGGATACTCACAAAGCAGGGGGACTGGCAGTCGACAAACATTATTTCCGAGCATCTACAACGCTATCGAGAGCAAAATCCCTACTATTGGTACGGGAATGCCCTGGCTGCCTACAAGCAGGGACACTATGAACTCGCCACCGATGATATCAAAGCAGCAATCTCCCTGGAAAAGAATGACCCCAGATTCCACTTCCTTCTGGGGTTGTTACGTTTCAAATCGGGAAATTACGGCTACCGGGGGCACTTCCAACAGGCTCTGACTCTCTCTGCAGCTGATGGGGATCAAGGGCGTTATCGGCAAAAACTGGAAATTCTGGGCCTGGACGACATACGGCCGTCGAGCCGGCACAAAGCAACGGATTTTTGGTATAGAAGGAATTTGTGGTGGTGGCTTAACCGATAG
- the dprA gene encoding DNA-processing protein DprA, translating into MDGLTACMALLRLEGIGPSRYWRLVEHFGNPLAALRQVPSALLDTLPVRAQSQWREFSRLNTRSALVAWAEEERTRCADSGVQLLWHGDPSYPALLTEISRPPPVLYIRGAHRALGLPQIAIVGARRATTTGLDNACAFAAELARAGFAITSGLALGVDAAAHRGALRGSGTTLAVLGSGVDRIYPRHNRSLAEDILANGGALISELPLGSNAEAKNFPRRNRIISGLSMGVLLTEAALHSGSLITARLALEQNREVFAIPGSIHNPMARGCHQLIKTGATLVETSAEIATQLGGLLAEPATETVPEALPDRRQQALVDALTGGLRSIEQLALDTGQNPGELMGLLLQMELDGLLEPLPGGYQLTARGATYCHLVASTPMAE; encoded by the coding sequence ATGGATGGGTTAACTGCCTGCATGGCCCTGCTGCGCCTGGAGGGCATCGGCCCCAGCCGTTACTGGCGGTTGGTCGAGCACTTCGGCAACCCACTGGCGGCTCTGCGGCAAGTTCCCAGCGCTCTCCTGGACACGTTGCCCGTCCGCGCACAATCCCAGTGGCGCGAATTCTCCCGCCTGAATACCCGGAGTGCACTGGTCGCCTGGGCTGAAGAAGAGCGCACGCGCTGTGCAGATAGCGGGGTGCAGCTTCTATGGCACGGTGATCCCAGCTACCCGGCCCTGCTCACCGAGATCTCCCGACCGCCGCCGGTCCTCTATATCCGGGGTGCACACAGGGCCCTGGGCTTGCCCCAGATTGCCATTGTGGGTGCGCGCCGGGCCACGACCACGGGGCTGGATAATGCCTGCGCCTTCGCCGCGGAGTTGGCCCGGGCCGGATTTGCCATTACTTCCGGATTGGCGCTGGGCGTCGATGCGGCGGCACACCGGGGAGCTTTGCGGGGAAGTGGAACCACATTGGCCGTGCTCGGCAGCGGCGTGGATCGTATCTACCCACGGCACAACCGGTCCCTTGCCGAGGATATTCTCGCCAACGGCGGTGCACTGATCAGCGAGCTGCCTCTCGGCAGCAACGCCGAAGCCAAAAACTTCCCCCGCCGAAACCGCATCATCAGCGGGCTCTCTATGGGCGTGTTGCTCACTGAGGCAGCCCTGCACTCCGGCTCCCTGATCACCGCGCGCCTGGCTCTGGAGCAGAACCGCGAAGTTTTCGCCATCCCCGGTTCCATTCACAACCCCATGGCACGGGGTTGCCACCAATTGATCAAGACAGGGGCGACACTGGTGGAAACCAGTGCAGAGATTGCCACCCAGCTGGGTGGGTTACTGGCCGAGCCCGCGACGGAAACAGTCCCCGAAGCACTCCCAGACCGGCGCCAGCAGGCGCTGGTGGATGCCCTTACCGGTGGGCTTCGCAGCATAGAACAACTGGCTCTGGATACCGGACAAAATCCCGGGGAACTGATGGGGCTGTTGCTGCAAATGGAGCTGGATGGACTGCTGGAACCATTGCCGGGTGGCTATCAACTGACAGCCCGCGGTGCCACATACTGTCACTTGGTAGCATCTACGCCCATGGCAGAGTAA
- a CDS encoding LysM peptidoglycan-binding domain-containing protein yields MKQIILAAVSLLTVTHGAQAKEQVRLNPDRPDAYVVQKGDTLWDISSEFLVQPWYWPEIWQVNPQVENPHLIYPGDGLRLVYVDGQPQLQLQRGPRAYQLSPGVDGNRLVPQIRRETVGDAIPAIPLDVINAFLSRTRIVEPDAFEGTPYIVSGSDNHILMGAGDTIYARGEFDAPLASYGLYRPGPVYVDPVSREPLGRQALGVGEVDLLQLAPDTLPGFSVATLGVAKTAREIRLEDRLMPVEERAIDALFHPSAPAVDVDGLIVGVDEGVTQIGKLDVVLLNLGDRDGMVAGDVLAVYKRGALVRDRLAGDSVKLPDERAGEMMIFRTFEKMSLALILEADRPLAVMDLVRNP; encoded by the coding sequence ATGAAACAAATTATCCTCGCCGCCGTCTCGTTGTTGACGGTTACCCACGGTGCCCAAGCCAAGGAGCAGGTACGCCTGAATCCCGACCGCCCGGATGCCTATGTGGTACAGAAGGGCGATACTCTCTGGGATATCTCCAGTGAATTCCTTGTACAGCCCTGGTACTGGCCGGAAATCTGGCAGGTTAACCCGCAAGTGGAAAACCCCCACCTGATCTACCCCGGTGACGGTCTGCGCCTGGTTTATGTCGACGGACAGCCACAGTTGCAATTGCAGCGGGGCCCGCGCGCCTATCAGCTGTCGCCGGGGGTGGATGGCAATCGCCTGGTGCCGCAGATTCGCCGGGAAACGGTGGGGGATGCGATCCCGGCGATTCCCCTGGATGTGATCAATGCCTTCCTGTCTCGCACCCGCATCGTCGAACCGGATGCGTTCGAGGGCACACCCTATATTGTGTCCGGCTCTGACAACCATATCCTCATGGGAGCGGGCGATACCATCTATGCACGCGGCGAATTCGATGCCCCCCTGGCATCCTATGGTCTCTATCGCCCCGGGCCTGTCTATGTGGACCCGGTCAGCAGGGAACCCCTGGGCCGCCAGGCACTGGGTGTGGGTGAGGTCGACCTGTTACAATTGGCCCCGGATACCCTGCCCGGCTTTTCCGTAGCCACCCTGGGTGTTGCCAAAACCGCTCGCGAGATCCGCCTCGAGGATCGTCTGATGCCCGTCGAAGAACGCGCAATCGATGCGCTCTTCCACCCCAGTGCGCCAGCAGTGGATGTGGATGGCCTGATTGTGGGCGTGGACGAAGGGGTTACCCAGATCGGCAAGCTCGATGTGGTACTTCTCAATTTGGGTGACCGCGATGGCATGGTTGCGGGCGATGTGCTGGCGGTGTACAAACGCGGCGCACTGGTGCGGGACCGCCTGGCAGGGGACAGTGTGAAATTGCCCGACGAGCGCGCCGGCGAGATGATGATCTTCCGCACCTTCGAAAAGATGAGCCTCGCCCTGATTCTCGAAGCGGACCGCCCTCTCGCAGTGATGGACCTGGTGCGTAACCCCTGA
- the def gene encoding peptide deformylase, whose protein sequence is MAKLEILEFPDPRLREIAKPIAEVTDAHRELLDNMFETMYAAPGIGLAAIQVNVRERLIVVDISEDGSDPLAFINPEIEVLDREIHQYDEGCLSVPGFFETVERPRKVRVKALDRNGDPFALEVEGLLAVCIQHEVDHLDGKLFVDYISPLKRNRIRTKLEKVQRRRA, encoded by the coding sequence ATGGCTAAACTCGAGATATTGGAATTTCCCGATCCGCGCCTGCGCGAAATTGCCAAACCTATCGCTGAGGTCACCGACGCACACCGCGAACTCCTCGACAATATGTTTGAGACCATGTATGCGGCGCCCGGCATAGGCCTCGCGGCCATCCAGGTCAATGTGCGCGAACGCCTCATCGTAGTGGATATTTCCGAGGATGGCAGCGATCCTCTGGCGTTTATCAACCCCGAGATTGAGGTGCTGGACCGGGAAATCCATCAGTACGATGAAGGTTGCCTGTCGGTGCCCGGGTTTTTCGAGACGGTCGAGCGCCCGCGCAAGGTGCGCGTGAAGGCATTGGATCGCAATGGCGATCCCTTCGCCCTGGAAGTAGAGGGTCTGCTGGCCGTGTGTATCCAGCATGAGGTCGACCATCTGGATGGCAAGCTGTTTGTGGATTATATCTCCCCACTCAAACGCAACCGCATCCGCACCAAGCTGGAAAAAGTCCAGCGTCGGCGCGCCTGA
- the fmt gene encoding methionyl-tRNA formyltransferase, protein MRIIFAGTPDFAAVHLQALLHSEHTVIAVYTQPDRPAGRGKKLLASPVKLLALSHSIPVYQPPSLRDRATQRVLAEMGADIMVVVAYGLILPQKVLATPRLGCLNVHASLLPRWRGAAPIQRAVEAGDSESGVAIMQMEAGLDTGPVLVERRCAIGEADTGGSLHDRLAGLGGPALLEALAQLNSGSAQPQPQDDSAASYANKISKQEAYLDWQRPAQELQRQIRAFNPFPVCWSTFRDDKGAQRLRIYSAEVERSDQNKRPGTIIASDDEGILVACGHQALRLQLLQLPGKKVLPAGEILKGHRQQFAPGTQLGQP, encoded by the coding sequence GTGCGTATTATTTTCGCCGGTACGCCGGATTTTGCCGCCGTGCACCTGCAAGCCCTGCTCCACAGCGAGCATACAGTCATCGCTGTCTATACCCAGCCGGACAGACCCGCCGGGCGCGGCAAGAAGTTGCTCGCAAGCCCCGTCAAACTGCTGGCGCTCTCACACAGTATTCCCGTCTACCAACCGCCGAGCCTGCGCGACAGGGCAACCCAGCGGGTGTTGGCGGAGATGGGGGCCGATATCATGGTCGTGGTGGCTTACGGACTGATCCTGCCCCAGAAAGTACTGGCTACCCCGCGGCTGGGTTGCCTGAATGTGCACGCTTCGCTGTTGCCCCGCTGGCGCGGTGCCGCCCCGATTCAGCGTGCGGTGGAGGCCGGGGACAGTGAGAGCGGTGTGGCCATTATGCAAATGGAGGCCGGCCTGGACACAGGCCCGGTTCTGGTGGAGCGCCGCTGTGCAATTGGGGAAGCAGATACCGGCGGCAGCCTGCATGACAGACTCGCCGGACTCGGTGGCCCCGCACTGCTCGAGGCCCTGGCGCAGCTCAACAGCGGCAGTGCACAACCCCAGCCACAGGACGATAGCGCAGCGAGTTACGCCAACAAGATCAGCAAGCAGGAAGCCTATCTCGACTGGCAGCGTCCCGCGCAGGAATTACAGCGGCAAATCCGCGCCTTCAACCCCTTTCCTGTCTGCTGGAGCACTTTTCGGGACGACAAAGGTGCGCAGCGCCTGCGTATCTACAGCGCCGAGGTCGAACGCAGCGACCAAAACAAGCGCCCCGGTACGATCATCGCCAGTGATGATGAGGGCATTCTCGTCGCCTGCGGGCACCAGGCTCTGCGCCTGCAACTGCTGCAACTGCCCGGCAAAAAGGTGCTGCCCGCAGGGGAAATTTTAAAAGGCCACCGGCAACAGTTTGCGCCCGGCACACAATTGGGACAGCCATGA
- the rsmB gene encoding 16S rRNA (cytosine(967)-C(5))-methyltransferase RsmB, with protein sequence MNNDVRAEAARVVATLLEARGSLARLLPKAEGRVAHRDRALLREFCYGCARTAPRLQLVAAKVLHKNPGDALVSALILLGLYQLEYTRIPDHAAISATVNAARSLGLDRAAGLVNGVLRNALRNREQLQRKLCGNPQFSALHPSWLLQRIKAAWPQQASDILRANNTNPPMTLRVNTGKISRENYLQQCTATGLCAGPCAVSPVGIVLSAPVPVSDLPGFAEGLVSVQDESAQLAAPLLAPLAGERVLDACAAPGGKSCHLLEQQPSIKLSVLDIERERLDRVAENFGRCGLDAQMICADATRPSAWWDGRPYDRILLDAPCSATGVIRRNPDIKLLRRDGDIPALAQLQGKLLRAIWPLLKPGGSLLYATCSILPGENSEVTTTFIAETEDASDNTPELFNGCLWGEKQATGIQRLPQTGGGDGFYYALLSKAE encoded by the coding sequence ATGAACAACGATGTGCGCGCCGAGGCGGCCCGGGTCGTCGCCACCCTGTTGGAAGCGCGCGGCTCCCTGGCGCGACTGTTACCGAAAGCCGAGGGCCGGGTTGCACACCGGGACCGCGCCCTGCTGCGCGAATTCTGCTACGGCTGCGCGCGCACTGCTCCGCGCCTGCAGTTGGTGGCTGCCAAAGTGCTGCACAAAAATCCCGGGGATGCCCTGGTCAGTGCTCTGATCCTGCTGGGATTATACCAATTGGAGTATACCCGTATCCCCGATCACGCCGCCATTTCCGCCACAGTCAATGCTGCGCGCAGCCTCGGACTCGATCGCGCTGCGGGGCTGGTCAATGGTGTGTTGCGCAATGCCCTGCGCAATCGTGAACAGCTGCAACGCAAGCTCTGTGGCAACCCGCAGTTCAGTGCCTTACACCCCAGCTGGTTGCTGCAGCGGATCAAGGCTGCTTGGCCTCAGCAGGCTTCGGACATCCTTCGAGCCAACAATACCAATCCGCCAATGACCCTGCGGGTGAACACCGGAAAAATTTCCCGCGAAAACTATCTGCAGCAATGCACAGCAACAGGTCTTTGCGCCGGGCCCTGTGCCGTCTCGCCTGTGGGGATTGTTCTGAGCGCACCGGTACCGGTGAGCGATCTGCCGGGATTTGCCGAGGGGCTGGTGAGCGTGCAGGACGAGTCTGCGCAGTTGGCAGCCCCACTGCTCGCGCCCCTTGCAGGTGAGCGAGTGCTGGATGCCTGTGCGGCACCAGGGGGCAAAAGTTGCCACCTGCTGGAGCAGCAGCCCTCAATTAAACTGAGCGTACTGGATATTGAGAGGGAGCGCCTCGACCGTGTGGCGGAAAATTTCGGTCGCTGTGGACTGGATGCGCAGATGATCTGCGCCGACGCGACGCGGCCCAGTGCCTGGTGGGATGGGCGGCCATACGACCGCATACTGCTGGACGCGCCCTGTTCCGCCACCGGCGTGATCCGGCGCAACCCGGATATCAAGCTGTTGCGACGGGATGGGGACATCCCCGCGCTGGCACAGTTGCAGGGGAAATTGCTGCGGGCCATATGGCCGCTGCTCAAACCCGGAGGCAGCCTCCTTTACGCAACCTGCTCCATACTGCCCGGCGAAAACAGTGAAGTGACCACCACCTTCATTGCGGAGACCGAGGATGCGAGCGACAATACGCCGGAACTGTTCAACGGCTGTCTCTGGGGCGAAAAGCAGGCGACGGGTATTCAGCGCTTGCCCCAAACCGGTGGTGGTGACGGTTTCTACTACGCTCTGTTGAGCAAAGCCGAATAA
- the trkA gene encoding Trk system potassium transporter TrkA, with translation MKIVILGAGQVGGSLAEALASERNDIVLVDSDEKTLRELRDRIDIGVVVGHASHPDVLMDAGIEDTDILVAVTNNDETNMAACQIAHSLFRVPTKIARVRASSYLRYPQLFTKEAIPIDVLISPEQLVSDYIARLMEHPGALQVLDFADGRVQLVTVLAIQGGPLVGHQLRYLREHMPKVDTRVAAIYRRNRPIIPQGDTVIEAGDEVFFIAARADIRAVMSELRRLEHGYKRVVIAGGGNIGLRLASRLENRYSVKIIEQSHGRCIFLSEELSHTIILHGSASDQDLLLEENIEDTDVFLALTNDDEANIMSSLLAKRLGARKVMTLINNRAYVDLVQGGEIDIAISPQQNTIGRLLTHVRRGDMVNVHSLRRGAAEAIEVIAHGDERTSKVVGRKIEDIDLPEGASIGAIVRKTENGSEVLMAHDDVIVESDDHVIVFLVDRRHTRHVEQLFQVGFSFF, from the coding sequence ATGAAGATTGTTATTCTCGGCGCCGGCCAAGTGGGCGGCTCACTGGCGGAGGCCTTGGCCTCCGAGCGCAATGATATTGTCCTGGTGGACAGCGACGAGAAAACCCTGCGCGAGTTGCGGGACCGCATTGATATCGGCGTGGTCGTGGGCCATGCCTCGCACCCGGATGTGCTGATGGATGCCGGCATAGAGGATACTGATATCCTGGTTGCGGTCACCAATAACGATGAGACCAATATGGCGGCCTGCCAGATAGCGCACTCCCTGTTTCGCGTTCCGACAAAAATTGCGCGGGTGCGCGCCTCCTCCTACCTGCGCTACCCACAGCTGTTTACTAAGGAGGCTATTCCCATCGATGTACTGATCAGCCCCGAGCAGCTGGTTTCAGATTATATTGCGCGCCTGATGGAGCACCCGGGCGCGCTGCAGGTGCTGGATTTTGCCGATGGCCGCGTACAACTGGTTACGGTGCTGGCCATTCAGGGCGGCCCGCTGGTGGGCCACCAGTTGCGTTATCTGCGCGAACATATGCCCAAGGTAGATACCCGGGTGGCCGCGATCTACCGGCGCAACCGGCCCATTATCCCCCAGGGGGATACGGTGATCGAGGCCGGCGACGAGGTGTTCTTTATCGCCGCGCGTGCCGATATCCGTGCGGTCATGAGCGAACTGCGCCGACTGGAACACGGGTACAAGCGGGTGGTGATCGCCGGTGGCGGCAATATCGGCCTGCGTCTGGCCTCCAGACTTGAAAACCGCTATTCAGTAAAAATTATCGAGCAGAGCCATGGGCGCTGTATATTTTTGTCCGAAGAGCTGTCCCACACCATTATTCTCCACGGCAGTGCCTCGGATCAGGATCTGCTGCTGGAGGAGAATATCGAGGATACGGATGTTTTCCTGGCTCTGACCAACGACGATGAGGCGAACATCATGTCATCCCTGCTGGCCAAGCGCCTTGGCGCACGCAAAGTGATGACCCTGATCAACAACCGCGCCTATGTGGACCTAGTGCAGGGCGGTGAAATTGATATCGCGATTTCACCACAGCAAAACACCATTGGCCGCCTGCTGACCCATGTCCGGCGCGGCGATATGGTCAATGTGCACTCCCTGCGCCGTGGAGCCGCCGAGGCGATTGAGGTGATTGCCCATGGCGATGAGCGCACTTCCAAAGTGGTGGGGCGTAAAATCGAGGATATCGACTTGCCCGAGGGTGCTTCTATCGGTGCCATCGTGCGCAAGACAGAAAATGGCAGTGAAGTATTGATGGCCCACGATGATGTGATCGTAGAAAGTGACGACCACGTGATAGTATTTTTGGTGGACCGTCGCCATACACGCCATGTGGAACAATTGTTCCAGGTGGGCTTCAGTTTTTTCTAA
- a CDS encoding TrkH family potassium uptake protein: MRIAVIARVFGILLTVFSLTLLPPFFVSLWYGDDTHSAFVAAFVITLITGLFMWLPVYDLREDLRTRDGFVVTSLFWLILGSFGALPLIISPQPDLSVTDSIFESISGLTTTGATVITGLDSLPPAILYYRQQLQWFGGIGVIVIALAILPMLGIGGMQLYKAEIPGPVKDTKLTPRIAETARAMIVIYVILTVLCGIGYWIAGMSVFDAVGHAFSTVANGGFSTHDASMGFYANNHAIMLICIVFMLTAAINFGLHFYAFNNKTLKHYWRDSEFRFYILVVVSAAFLISCYLWYLDIFSLDQSLLHGFFQVVSISTTAGFSSENFSAWPVFLPYALLLLGVLGACAGSTSGGIKAVRGMLIMKSGLRELNRLVHTNAVIPIKINRKLVPSRVTDAVWGFFAVYVLSFFVLAIIVIATGEDFVTSLTTVASCLNNIGPALGDAAAHYGSVNEVAKWFLILAMLMGRLEIFTLLILLTPAFWRH, from the coding sequence ATGCGGATTGCGGTAATTGCGCGAGTTTTCGGAATTCTCCTGACAGTGTTCAGTCTGACACTGCTGCCGCCGTTCTTCGTATCGCTGTGGTATGGAGACGATACCCACAGTGCCTTTGTGGCGGCCTTTGTGATCACCCTGATTACCGGCCTGTTTATGTGGTTGCCGGTCTACGATCTGCGCGAGGACCTGCGTACCCGCGATGGCTTTGTGGTGACCTCCCTGTTCTGGTTGATCCTCGGCAGTTTCGGCGCTCTGCCCCTGATTATCAGTCCGCAACCGGACCTCAGCGTGACCGATTCGATTTTCGAGTCCATCTCCGGACTCACCACCACCGGTGCCACAGTGATCACCGGCCTGGATTCCCTGCCCCCGGCCATCCTTTACTATCGCCAGCAGTTACAGTGGTTTGGCGGCATTGGCGTGATTGTCATTGCACTGGCAATCCTGCCCATGCTGGGTATCGGTGGTATGCAGCTGTATAAGGCGGAAATTCCCGGGCCGGTAAAAGACACCAAACTCACACCGCGAATCGCTGAGACAGCCCGTGCAATGATAGTGATTTATGTCATTCTCACGGTCCTGTGTGGCATCGGCTACTGGATTGCGGGTATGAGTGTGTTTGATGCCGTTGGCCATGCTTTTTCCACCGTGGCCAACGGCGGCTTTTCCACGCACGATGCCAGTATGGGCTTTTATGCCAACAACCACGCGATCATGCTGATCTGCATTGTGTTTATGCTCACCGCAGCAATCAATTTCGGCCTGCACTTTTACGCTTTCAACAACAAAACACTGAAACACTATTGGCGTGACTCAGAATTCCGTTTCTATATCCTGGTGGTTGTCAGTGCCGCGTTTCTGATCAGCTGTTACCTCTGGTATCTGGATATTTTCTCTCTGGACCAAAGCCTGTTACACGGCTTTTTCCAGGTGGTCTCCATCAGTACCACCGCCGGCTTCTCCTCGGAGAATTTTTCCGCCTGGCCCGTGTTTCTGCCCTATGCGCTATTACTGCTGGGGGTGCTTGGGGCTTGCGCCGGCTCCACTTCGGGCGGAATTAAGGCAGTGCGGGGTATGTTGATTATGAAGTCCGGCCTACGCGAGTTGAACCGGCTGGTGCATACCAATGCGGTGATCCCCATCAAGATTAACCGCAAGCTAGTCCCGAGTCGGGTCACCGATGCCGTATGGGGCTTTTTTGCGGTTTATGTCCTGTCCTTTTTCGTTCTCGCCATTATCGTGATCGCCACCGGTGAGGACTTTGTCACATCGCTCACCACAGTGGCATCCTGCCTGAATAATATTGGCCCGGCCCTGGGGGATGCCGCTGCCCACTATGGCTCCGTGAACGAAGTGGCCAAGTGGTTTCTTATTCTCGCGATGCTGATGGGACGATTGGAAATTTTCACTCTCCTGATCCTGCTGACCCCCGCTTTCTGGCGTCACTGA
- a CDS encoding efflux RND transporter periplasmic adaptor subunit: MSRSTNELLDQLKIDRNTLPETPSLRRKTLLAVSVGTLAGLIMGFAGAGLLTGNQPAVAPVQSIPVNATAPTPVAAKRERMETVLNASGYITARRMATVSAEVMGLITSVDVEEGMRVQAGQVLARLNDAKARVSLDFALAQIQVQQAQEASIQARLREAQRQYRRFAGLRDKNYSSQAQLTQSEASADSLLAELKSASANIEVAKLEAQRQRERLEDHIIRAPFAGVVTQKNAQPGEIVAPSSAGGGFTRTGICTIVDMNSLEIEVDVNEAFIGRVSAGQRVNANLDAYPAWDIPATVIAIIPTADRAKATVRVRIGIDSKDPRILPDMGVKVGFLAGEEAAL, translated from the coding sequence ATGAGTAGAAGCACCAATGAGTTGCTCGATCAGTTGAAGATTGACCGGAATACGCTTCCAGAGACGCCTTCATTGCGCCGAAAAACCCTGTTGGCGGTCTCTGTGGGTACCCTCGCCGGCTTAATCATGGGATTTGCCGGCGCCGGCCTCCTGACCGGTAACCAGCCCGCGGTCGCACCTGTGCAAAGTATTCCTGTAAATGCCACTGCCCCGACGCCAGTCGCCGCCAAGCGTGAACGAATGGAAACCGTGCTCAATGCCTCCGGCTATATCACCGCGCGCCGCATGGCTACAGTTTCCGCCGAGGTCATGGGGTTGATCACCAGTGTGGATGTGGAGGAGGGGATGCGGGTACAGGCGGGGCAGGTACTGGCAAGGCTGAACGATGCCAAGGCACGGGTCAGTCTGGATTTTGCCCTGGCCCAGATCCAGGTACAGCAGGCTCAGGAGGCCAGCATTCAGGCCAGACTGAGGGAGGCGCAGCGACAGTACCGGCGCTTTGCCGGCCTGCGCGACAAAAACTACTCCAGCCAAGCGCAGTTGACCCAGAGCGAAGCCAGCGCCGATAGTTTGCTGGCGGAGTTGAAAAGCGCAAGTGCCAATATCGAGGTGGCCAAACTGGAGGCTCAGCGACAGCGTGAGCGACTGGAGGACCATATTATCCGCGCGCCCTTCGCCGGTGTCGTTACACAAAAAAATGCGCAACCCGGCGAAATTGTCGCACCCAGCTCAGCCGGAGGCGGCTTCACCCGCACGGGCATCTGCACCATCGTGGATATGAACTCCCTGGAAATTGAGGTGGACGTCAATGAGGCTTTTATTGGTCGCGTTTCTGCGGGACAGCGGGTAAATGCCAATCTGGATGCCTACCCGGCATGGGATATTCCAGCCACGGTGATCGCTATTATTCCAACTGCCGATCGCGCCAAGGCTACAGTGCGAGTGCGTATTGGCATAGACAGTAAAGATCCGCGCATCCTGCCGGATATGGGGGTCAAAGTCGGATTTTTGGCCGGGGAGGAAGCTGCGCTCTAG